The DNA segment ggcagaaacactggaaaCGCACATAACTCTGAAATGTAATGGTTGTTAAGATTAGCtctagtcttttttttttttaagggtttCCCCATTTGAgtatcacagactcttgtttaattgttttgtaactttatctagaTGTATGTTACAGGGGCCTAGTTCACAAAGATCTCTTaattaggctctgctagacaacaaagcatcctctttgcaagtcttttagcattgcactgcgagatcgcaaagttgcgagagtttattgaattaggtcccaggtttgtagattaaccacacttagtgtctattttcatgggcagaaactagggtctgtaacTTAAGAAAACCTCAATAGTTTATTTTCTACTTGAAACACTtaaatatacagttgaatcctgttTGCTCAAACTCTGTTGGTGCTTAACCATTAGGTGAACATCGTGTAAGTGTAACACAGCACTTCGTGTTTGGTTCGAATGTTGTGGTGTATTCCACCCATCGGATAGTTTGACTTAACCATTAGGTGAACATCGTGTAAGTGTAACACAGCACTTCGTGTTTGGTTCGAATGTTGTGGTGTATTCCACCCATCGGATAGTTTGACTTAACCATTAGGTGAACATCGTGTAAGTGTAACACAGCACTTCGTGTTTGGTTCGAATGTTGTGGTGTATTCCACCCATCGGATAGTTTGACTTAACCATTAGGTGAACATCGTGTAAGTGTAACACAGCACTTCGTGTTTGGTTCGAATGTTGTGGTGTATTCCACCCATCGGATAGTTTGACTTAACCATTAGGAGAACATCGTGTAAGTGTAACACAGCACTTCGTGTTTGGTTCGAATGTTGTGGTTTATTCCACCCTTCCGAGTTCaacccaatgagattctactgtatttttAAATGCTAGAAAttgttgttaaatataacaataaattagATTatcaactcaaaatgtttaaatatttcaaaatcaacAGAGATTGCAGCACCAAGAATACTTATAACTTTGATTACCTtctcaaaatgtttattttaaatatatcaatttaatgaaGAACCAAAATGCTTCTATAGagaaaataactagttaatggcataggctttatcctgtgaaggcaAGAATGGACAATTCCACGAGGCTGGCtgaaaaaattaagttttaaatcaATTATACATGATTTGATTGAATCAAAAATACTGTAAGCAATTTTGCAAATTTGGTAAGAAAATTTGTAGTCGAACAAAACATGTAACAAAGTTACAGATTGTAAAGAATATGCATTGAtttgaatttttaattaacttttgaGTGATTTACTTTTGCCAAATTCAGTTTTAATTCCctgtaaaaatagcaaaatgtGGCATTTGAAATGATGATAGTGAAAGTTTTAACACTGCGTACAGTTCATTTCCATTACAGTGAAACGGTGTGAATCTGAAGATGAATCAACACTACTCGATGACATTGTCGTGTACTTTCACGAATCAGCACAACCAGTACATAAGGATATTTCAAAGATGTTTGTAAGTACTCGTTTATCATTGCTCTGAATTCGCTGTCATAAATTGGTCGTCTAGGAAGGTAATTGTATACATTTGGAAATTCTATCCAATGGAAATTGGAATTCATTTTGATTTATGTATATtgcagggccctgttccacaaagcgatcttagcactaagatcaccttaagtacacaGCTACCTTATATacttatggtgatcttagcactGAGATAACCTTACATAGCTACCTTATatacttacggtgatcttagcactaagatcacttcgtggaatgcatcttcataaatcaaggctaatatttgttcctcgtattcagccttgatacatgtcatcAAGAAAtcatgccacaaaatgcttaaatttcgttggatgcgatgagatctgattgcaacgaatcgcaacgctccttatagattctcttgttattgtaaacaaagatggcagcgtcagcgtccggcggttaatttttgatattgctttcaagattgtcacatgttaccgatgctgtgattggtcagcgatgtcatcgtgtaagggacataatcggtgttacaaattttcttccaatagagggcgctagtagtggatatcagtaatcttgactacatgtatcaaggctgaatacgaggaacgaatattagccttgattaaTGAAGATGTGTGGAATGGAgctctggggcctaattcacaaagctctcttaggctctgctagacaacaaagcatcctctttgcaaggtttttagcattgcactgcgagatcgcaaagttgcaagagtttaatGAATAGGCCCCTGGTCTTTAGATTGCACCAGAGCTCAGGCTACAAAGGATGTGCCTAAAATGAGtaagcccaaattaagtacaaacatgctgacctagAGACtttcacctcaaaatcaatGCACTGTTAAGCTGTACATAATTAGATTAAGATAACTTGAAACCCCCTCATTATCTAATAGAAAGAACAAAAATCTATTGCCTACACTCCTTTAATCTTCTGGACActagcagggctcgaaacggcgTGTGGCCCGGTTGCCAAATGTGATCAGTGTCCTGTTTGGGTGActtaagtattaaaaaataatggtgttagtcacccaaataatattatttgctcAATCTTCTTTAGAGCTGTAACATAcaagccactattaatatttgtattgcatatatttattccacattaaaatcttgctcgtggttcgcttatatcataattttctgctgcaggtgagatatctcgaCTGACATTGTGCAAGTTCATACACTGTATATGGCTTAGAGGGTATTCACTTGATTCAAATTTCTGAATTACTGGCCAGAAAAAATAATAGAACAACTAGAAATGGCTTTACCCAAAATAATGgctaagttataggataaaatcTGCTTCTATGTTTCAGGATAGAGGCTTTGGAGAAAATGCTGATGCTATTCTTGCACGCAGGGTAAGAGGTTTGATTTTTTAGAAAATTGATATTATTTCCACATCATGTGCCAAATATAATACTGTTCAAAATAACTTTGATGCACCTTTaagtttttgggttgttttttgacCTTCTAAGTAACACATGGCATATTTATggaatattaaacaagcttccatttcataccATGTTTAGGGGCGGCAGTTTGCTCAGTCGCTTGAGTGTTTGCTTGacgtgcttgtgtcgcaggattgaaccacacCAGTAGATCCATTccactgattgtttttttttctctcattccaaccagtgcaccacaactggtcaaaggctgtggtatgtgcttgcctgtctgtgggaaagtgcatataaaagatcccttgctgctttaggaaaaatgtagccggttttctCTGGTGacaatgtgtcagaattaacaaacatccaaatgtttgacatccaatagccaatgattaattaatcaatgtgctatagttgtgtttttaaaccaaactttttaacttttcgTATCTTGTTTATGTCtgaagtgaaataatttttaaatgtcactGTATGCATGTGAAAATGGCTTTACAGTTATAAGAGGAAACTCGGGGCCGCCACATGTAAGCTACTATTTTCatatgctcttttttttttcacatacaaaaaagcatttatatttaatccttttgtattactttttattttaaaattcacataATAAGGGGAGCTAGACTAGTAATTACTCTACTTGAACTAGTCGaagggagtgatggggagccaccggcctcggtggtgtagtggttaagccatcagactacaggctggtaggtacagggttcacagcccagtaccggctctaacccacagcgagttcttaagggctcagtgggtaggtgtaaggccactacatcctcttctctcactaacccactaactcactaacaactaacccactgtcctggacagacagcccagatagctgaggtgtgtgcccaggacagcgtgcttgaaccttaattggatataagcacaaaaatagttgAAATGATGGGGAGCGGGAGTGATGGCTCCCCATAAACAGTGAGGTCTGGAAAAGCCACctataatttcattttcattggtTGTTTTTATTGCTTGTGACATCACTCTATTGTTTAAGCTTTGGTTGGTGCTTCAGTGAGTATATCAATGCCTCTTCTAGCGATGTTACTGTAGGTGATGACTGTGTAAGTACAGAATTCTCTTTGAAATACAGTAAGACTCTTTAAtgtattcttttttcttttcttttctatttacCAGAAAATAGACCTACACATCAGGTTAGCAGATGAGCACATGTCCGTGGTTGATGAAGGAGTAAGTTTATTATTGTGTAATAGAAAAATTAAACAGGTTTTGAATCTGgcatacatagagaatactaaacgagtttaTTTTACGAGTGTGTTTTCGCTTATGACGCACAATTAAAAACACGAGTTGTAATGtaaacggtctcacacgggaacaagtatagtattttatttattacaccacaCATCAATGAAATTTTTTTGCACATAATGACTTCCAAAATAACTATACAAGACATGAAAATGCATAGATTAAAGATCGGGTAAAATGACGTCGCTCGcttcatttagctatttatcaatgaaactttgcattcctacACCACACttctatcaatgaagtttacacaaacaatattataaatatattcaaggctaaacaaaattattaaaaaatatattttgttagattatgctgctaacattaattataagaattgacagcaattatttttttgatttaaaaatatgaatcaaaagaaccacacacacactttttgcaTGAAGATCTATGCggagttgtactgtgtgacacaGCCGATCACCTGATCAGAGGTCTGACCTCTCAAAAGACATATTCCACAATTGTTCAACATGTGCAGATGTTTCACATTTTCAACTTGCTGTCCAAAACTACTCAAccaattttaatcaaatttgaTGGGAAGCTTCTTTGGCACAACGAGAAACAAGTGATTTATTGCGGTCAGTTTTCAtgaatctgttatatgcatcatGCATACATTTGACACATTTTTCAATTTGTCCAAAACTCTTTGACCAATTCCAACCAAACTTTGACGGAAGCTTACTAGGCAAATGAtgaaacaaatttataaaaggGGCAAAAACTAAGCTAATTAAGAAATACAAATTCTCTACTTCATAAATGGCAAGATTTGGcacattgaaaaataaatttgtgaatttggtcattctcagAGGCATTAAAGATGGGGCCCAAAAGGGTAAATTTAagtcaattaattttttttttcatttgtgccTGAAGAGGGATGAAGTTTACAAGAgttgaaaaaataaatgcatttcaACTCTGATTTCTTCATAACTGCTAGATCATTTCCAACTAAATATGGTGGTGTGCTTCCTTAAACTATGTAGAACAAAAAATGTGAATTTGGTCATATTGTGGTGCTCCACCCACACACTCACACCCACCACCCGAAAAAAAAGCCGGTGAGTAGGGTCAACAATTTACTCAGGTGATCATTTAGGTCCATAATCGAGCCTCGTCAGGAATTGAATTTGGGAATTTCTTTTTAGGATTCTGCCAGAATCTTAAAAATATGATCAGTCCTTCATATCTGAGGTGTGCGACCGTACTTGCACTCTACATGTGCTacttaatttcatttcaaaagCATTTTCTATTGTCCACTAAAGTGACATAAAAGTAGGTAACTGTGCATCTCCCTCTGGTTGTTGAATTGACTTTCCTTCAAGTCCAGGATCAGACCTCTGGCTATCCAGGAGCGggacccaggacagacatgcttgaaaccttagtggtatataagcatgttaaaaCAATTAAGCTTAAGTTCAAGTCCAGCTGGTCTTAGTGTTTGAATATCATTATACTGATTCAGTGATTGTACACTGTGCACTAGTCAAAActtatttatgttaatatgtGTAAGCTGTACTCATGATTTTTCCTATGAAATGCAAATCATTTGTCTGGAGCTTATGAGGAGAGTGATTTATCAATTGCCTGATTATCACTTGCCTGAGATTTTCAGGATTCCATCTCATAATTTTATACTACTGACCCAAAATCATGGAAGCTTACTAAATTCGCAGCCTGCTTTTGTCAAAAGTATGAAAATGCTGCTCACAAAGGAAGTGAAACTatcttgttttaaatgtttgggtcttcttttatgttttttcaGCTGAATTCGGCTAAGTCGTCTCTTGCAGAATGCAATAATGACCTGAAAAATTTCAAGAAAGATGTTCGCAAACTAACTTGTATCCATCGGGAGTCCTTCGACAAACAAAAGGTACTTTGGTAGATGCAAGTGTTAGACACTGTGGAGGGGAATTAATATGCCACGATTAAGTAATGCTGAAAACATGCTCTTGCAATAAACAGCAAgatatgtgggggtttttttattcgaatgcattttatttcttttcttttttgcaatttgaacaatatcttctttcagttaTAGTTATTACCAACACATAGGATGTTCACATGCTTAATACATATGATATTacatttctataagaaaatattcagtgaaatatCCATTGCATATTTATGcttcagtatatatttattattgtttaaattggAAATAGAGACATGTGTtcgggtgtgtgtgggggggggggggggggggtaggtgtcGACCCCACCCCCCATTTAAAGAAAAGCTTCGTTTTagtcaatgtattttttgggggagcatcaCCCGACTCCCTAAAAACTTTACTTGCCACAGCCTAAGCCCCCTTGCACAATGTTCTGCACACACACCTGCAATAAGAATAAAATTATGAATGAGAGGACTGAATTTGTGTCAACTAATTATGGTCTGTTTGTCTACTTGCAGAAGAAGACCTGGAAGCAGAAAGATAGGATCATAACACTACAAAAGGAGTAAGTTACTTTAGTGACAGTGCTTCTTCTGGACCTTTCCTAGTCTAAAATAATAATCTAAAAcaaccatgtttttttttatctggacCATTCTTAGTCTAAAACAACAATGGGGGCATCATCTGGACCATTCCTtgtctaaaacaacaatggGGGCATCATCTGGACCATTCTTAGTCTAAAACAACAATGGGGGCATCATCTGGACCATTCTTAGTCTAAAACAACAATGGGGGCATCATCTGGACCATTCCTtgtctaaaacaacaatggGGGCATCATCTGGACCATTCCTTGTCTAAAACAATAATGGGGGCATCATCTGGACCATTCCTtgtctaaaacaacaatggGGGCATCATCTGGACCATTCTTAGTCTAAAACAACAATGGGGGCATCATCTGGACCATTCCTtgtctaaaacaacaatggGGGCATCATCTGGACCATTCTTAGTCTAAAACAACAATGGGGGCATCATCTGGACCATTCTTAGTCTAAAACAACAATGGGGGCATCATCTGGACCATTCCTTATCTAAAACAACAATGGAGGCATCATCTGGACCATTCTTAGTCTGAAACAACAATGGGGGCATCATCTGGACCATTCCTtgtctaaaacaacaatggGGGCATCATCTGGACCATTCCTtgtctaaaacaacaatggGGGCATCATCTGGACCATTCCTTGTCTAAAACAACAATCGGGGCATCATCTGGACCATTCTTAGTCTAAAACAACAATGGGGGCATCATCTGGACCATTCTTAGTCTAAAACAACAATGGGGGCATCATCTGGACCATTCTTAGTCTAAAACAACAATGGGGGCATCATCTGGACCATTctttgtctaaaacaacaatggGGGCATCATCTGGACCATTCCTtgtctaaaacaacaatggGGGCATCATCTGGACCATTCTTAGTCTAAAACAACAATGGGGGCATCATCTGGACCATTCCTtgtctaaaacaacaatggGGGCATCATCTGGACCATTCTTAATCTAAAACAACAATGGGGGCATCATTCTTATCTCTGCCATAGcttttaattatgtatacagGGTTTAGTAATGacattttttaagttaaccgcTAAATGAAATTGTAATATCTACTGAGACTTGAGttaatgacattttaataatCTTCACAGACTGACTTCCATCCATGAACAGAGTGGTGAGTTGAGGAAGAAGCTGGACGTGGCGTCAGGAGCTGAACACAACCACGCTATCATCGACGCCTACGACAAGTTCAACAAGATAATGGAAGAACTCAAAAATGAAACCGAATCGGTACGTATTGCAGGGATTAAAATGCTGCCGCTCCGACCTATTTTCACCTGTCAACATCACCACGACCTGGGCGATGATATTTTTGCCTCATGTCCTGTCGGATTGGCAgttgtattaattttatattcacaCACTGGTTTCAGTCGATCATGTTTCTTCTGGCATGTTTTGATTAGGGCCGGATGAATTTTTAACTTGACAGACCAAATATCCAACAGAAATTTTAGCCAATTTTGACCCCTGTTTTGCTTTGGTCTTTACCATTAACCTTTTCATGTTTGTGCTGACATGACATCATGGATGTATGTCTTTTCATGATGTTAAAACTAACAGCGGCGTGTAGCTCTCCTTTGGGTGCACGTAGTAATTGAATAGAATGTGCATCGCACACCGTCATGCTACAAAAGGGTTAACAGTCTTCTACTTATTCCCGTTCACAAGCTCCTTCAGTAAATGCTATTAATTGTTTTGAGCTATTTTATTGATCAGAAAAAagtcaaaaggattgcacaacaggcagagcaAATGGTGTTAATGTTGGGTTCCACATTTGTGCCATGGGAGGGATGAGTTGAatagagaaatgcatttaaactgtaaTTTTTTGTACTACTACTAGCCCATTTCCAACTAATTTGGTAGGAATAATCCTTGACCCAGGGTGAAGCAAAATCGTGAATTATGTCATTCTGACCCCATCCACCCCTAAGAAAATGGGTGTTGTATACTCCTTAAGTCTGGTAGGTGGAGTTGACAGTTTACTCAGTGACAGTTTAGGCCCATGGGcctcttgttttttgtttgttttatgttttgtttgtttgtgtttagtttttttaattacttgaataaaatgtcattatttTCTGCAAATTTGTCAATGTTTTTCGATTGGATTACCTTTTCactcctttttattttttccttgttttcttttttttttcgagAAAGGGGTGGAGTTACCTTGAATTTTTTTCTAGCATATGTGTGTTATTGCTGTGTGATACCACAACTCACACACAGTGTTCCCTCAAGCGAGTGCATCAGAATAACAAATTGGTTGTCTTGTTGTAGAACAAAGAATCCCTCGCGGTGTGGAACGAAAGTGTTATGGAAGCGGCCGATCGCATCCAGCTGGAGATGATCTCATTTGAGAGCCGGGGAGCCGCAATGGACCACGACATGAGGCGGCTGTTTGAGGAGCACAAAGATCTCATCGATGCCCTCTCGGCCAAAAACGCAACTCTCGGCTCAAAGCTCAGAGAAAAATCTATAGCGCAGATCGACGAACGAGTCACACAGAGGGTTCAAGCCAAGCTTGCATCTTTGGTAACATCAGATGAAAAGTTTATCTTAAAACCACTTGTGTTGGTATCAACTctttaaaagttgttttaatGCTTAATaacaattaagattcaagcatacTGTTCccaggacacacacacagacacaactaCAGGGTATatttggctgtctgtccagaatcAAACAGTTCTCTTAAAACCACTTGTCTTGGgattatctatttttattattgattttaatgCTTATtatcaattaagattcaagcatgctgtccctggacacacacacacacacagacacacaaagtTAACCTTTACATGCCTGAACACAGCAGTTAACTGAAAGCTTTCTTTATCAGCAGGGACAGGGTCCGGGACAGAGCCAAGAACCAGCTGTGGGACAAAGCCAGGGACCAGTGCCGGAACAGAGCCAGGGACCAGTGCCAGAACAGAGCCAGGGACCAGTGCCGGAACAGAGCCAGGAACCATCCCTGGAAGCGGCTGAATCACAGGACTTGCCAGAGGTGGATGAAGCGGATCGGCAAAAGCTTGTTGATGACATAACCAAACTACAGCAGAAATATCCTGACAGTAGTCTGGTGAGAGTGAAGAAAGagttgtctgtctgtgttgtttaacgataccactacacaacattgtattattaatcatcgatatTTGGGTGTCAGAcgtttggtaactttgacatatagtcattttttcattagtagcaaggtatcttttatatgcaccatcccacagacgggataggacataccacggcctttgatataccagtcgtggtacccTGGCTgcaacgaaaaatagcccaatgggccccattGACatggatcaatcccagaccgaccacacatcaaggaATTGCAtaataccactgggctgtgttcTACCCCCGGTGAAGAAATATTAAATCATGTTACATCGTCCTCTACAACCAAATGGCGATAGAAGTACCCCAACAGTAGTATGATGAGAACCAAGGAATATTACAGTTTATCATGaaaataatgtgccatgatGTTATTGCGCTGGAACAGTCAACAGATTCGTGGAGGGATTGATTGGGTACGATTGTAAAACTTGTATCTCGCAAATGTGACGTTGGATTTTGGGGTGACATATTGATGGAACTTACTGCATACTGTATCGCAGTTGTTCCGGTCTTCCGCTGGGATGGCTGGCACTGCAGGTGTGTCGTTTATTGCCTCCACGGTCGCCCTTCCTGGAGCGAAGTTGAACGTAGAGTAAATATCTCTGCCCTTCTCGCCAGTCCACAAAAATAAATAGCTAACGTTTTGGACATCCGTTATTTCGCTGAGAGGTCCAACGAATATTAGTCAAGCATATTGTTTGAATTTTATCCAAGCCTCTGACAGGGCGGGCGTTTCCCAGTCGAATTTCAGTTGTAGTCCACTATAGAGCGAATCCATCATCATTT comes from the Gigantopelta aegis isolate Gae_Host chromosome 14, Gae_host_genome, whole genome shotgun sequence genome and includes:
- the LOC121388757 gene encoding uncharacterized protein LOC121388757; translation: MVKLLKKKHQHDKDNKPPKEDADKIDEENAENAENADNAKKQTSAESIKSQKSIKSQKSAEHVEFTEQENEKSEEQGETKHRSKSDKPKKSKKHDDKKTRRKHRDKHHKVKRCESEDESTLLDDIVVYFHESAQPVHKDISKMFDRGFGENADAILARRKIDLHIRLADEHMSVVDEGLNSAKSSLAECNNDLKNFKKDVRKLTCIHRESFDKQKKKTWKQKDRIITLQKELTSIHEQSGELRKKLDVASGAEHNHAIIDAYDKFNKIMEELKNETESNKESLAVWNESVMEAADRIQLEMISFESRGAAMDHDMRRLFEEHKDLIDALSAKNATLGSKLREKSIAQIDERVTQRVQAKLASLQGQGPGQSQEPAVGQSQGPVPEQSQGPVPEQSQGPVPEQSQEPSLEAAESQDLPEVDEADRQKLVDDITKLQQKYPDSSLSQKSPEEMKALEFRKWYDNEIKQRREWLNSQVEISTQQDTKYIPASERTQPRHEAQERYRQKQDEDLQLESSMDTGAIVTVERSVERTYVNPGEGGSTSSSQSHNTKVTVYGHLDECISKICETDPSEKRQPKEWNVPYSKNAARKQ